A segment of the Methanomassiliicoccales archaeon genome:
CCCACATTAGGCGAAGATTTGCCTTGTCCTCCGAGTGGAGGAGCTTTTAAGCTTCAGTAAAGGTAAGTGCCGATACGGAGGCACCCCTTCTTTCTTTAAGTCTTTTACAAGCTCATCAATAGGAGGAAATGCCCCACGGTTTCAAAAACGCCTCGAGCACCCCTAAGTCCGGCCACTGAGGTGGGTCACCATCCCTTAGTGCATCGACCTTGCCGACTTGACACCTATGTCTGAGGGTAGTATAATATAGCTACAAGGTTTTGCTTTTAGCAAAAGGAGGTGGTTTTGATGCGTTGGTTTTGTGGGTTGTTAGTGTTGCTAACCGGCGTAGTAGGATTAGCTGTTACAGAGGCAAAATATACTTTTTATTTCGTTACCCATATGGGACCCGCTGACCCTAATACTCAGTGGTATCTCGCAGGCATTAAAGAAGCGGAAAAGATACTTCCAATCAAGGTCATCTACAGTGCTCCGGAAGTATTTTCCGTCGAGAAACAACGGGAGCTAATAGAAGCTGCGATTGCCGCCAAACCCGATGGTCTTGTTGTATCCATTACCGACCCTGTTGCCTTCGATGAGCCTTTGAGGCGCGCTATCGCTGAAGGTCTACCTGTAGTTGCAGTAAATATCCCGGACATGAGGCCCGAGAGTGAACGCATCCCTTATATTGCGTATGTTGGTGGTGACGAATACTTGACCGGGTATAAAATTGCTGAACGTGTATACCAAGAGGCCCAGGCAAGAGGTGTTAAACCAGTAAAAGCTCTTTTCATAAATCACCATGTCGGCCATGCCGGAATTATGGCGCGGTATAAGGGTTGGTGTGACTTTTTTGAGCCGCTCGGAGTCAAAACTGTACATCTCGCAGCGTCTGAGGATCCAACAGTATTGTATGAAGTCACACGTAGCGGCCTTGAGGCCAATCCAGATGTTAACCTGATTTTTGCGCCCGCTGGATGGGCGGCTCCGTGGGCTCATAAAGCTGCAAAAGACTTGGGTCGAGCTGATCAAATCCTCTTTGGGACAGTCGATGATAGCCCGTTCTCAATTGAAGGCATCTTGCGTGGGTATTTAGTTTGTAGCCACAGTCAGCAATTTTTCCTTCAGGGATTTTTGCCTGTAATGTGGCTTTATATTTATCTAGAATATGGATATAAACCTGCACTGGTAAACCAATTAACAGGCCCTATTATCATCGACAAATCAAATGCGATGGAGTTTAAAGAAGCAAACCTTAAAGTTTTAGGAGAAGAACTGTATAATAAGTTAATAATTTGGACATATTAACATAGCACATATTGACAGCCATGAGAGAGGCAAGGATGATTAAGTCTAGGCTGTCTAGGTTTAGATTTAAGTCCTTGCCTCTCTCTTTTTTAACAAAGCGTCCTGAGTTAGGCGCTGTTATAGCTGTGTTTTTAGTGTGGCTTGCTTTTTCGTTCACCACGAAAGGAAAATTCCTTAAACTAGATAATCTAGCTGCGATTATGTCACTTACCGCTGAAAATGGGGCGGTCATTTTAGGTTTAATGATGGCAATGATT
Coding sequences within it:
- a CDS encoding substrate-binding domain-containing protein, with protein sequence MRWFCGLLVLLTGVVGLAVTEAKYTFYFVTHMGPADPNTQWYLAGIKEAEKILPIKVIYSAPEVFSVEKQRELIEAAIAAKPDGLVVSITDPVAFDEPLRRAIAEGLPVVAVNIPDMRPESERIPYIAYVGGDEYLTGYKIAERVYQEAQARGVKPVKALFINHHVGHAGIMARYKGWCDFFEPLGVKTVHLAASEDPTVLYEVTRSGLEANPDVNLIFAPAGWAAPWAHKAAKDLGRADQILFGTVDDSPFSIEGILRGYLVCSHSQQFFLQGFLPVMWLYIYLEYGYKPALVNQLTGPIIIDKSNAMEFKEANLKVLGEELYNKLIIWTY